One genomic region from Magallana gigas chromosome 3, xbMagGiga1.1, whole genome shotgun sequence encodes:
- the LOC105337745 gene encoding trifunctional nucleotide phosphoesterase protein YfkN isoform X4 — translation MPQNDLVILHFNDVYNLEPQKEEPVGGAARFVSCVKSYQSLNPLVLFSGDVLNPSLLSIFLKGEQMIPILNAVGTHAAVYGNHDFDFGVDHLCEVVQKTSFPWLLSNVIDNLTNKPLAEGQESCIIEWSGYKVGIMGLVEEEWIETLATLDPEDVTYLDFVSKGNELCQSLKEKGADLIIALTHMRWPNDRLLAERVPGIDIILAGHDHDYGLEIVNDTNIVKSGTDFRNLSKITIKRKEAQLHVDIEKVDVTSEFDEDQETVEIVKHWQGDIDSKMDEVLGYMNTELEGRFSKIRSQETNLGNFITDIMLEISQADCALLNSGTFRSDRVHPKGWFKLRDLLTILPLVDELVVIEVTGQQLLQALENGVSAYPKLEGRFPQVAGIEFGFDPSKPKGHRVDPSLVRVQGKDLNPEKKYKLCTKEYLSEGKDGYDVFKNCPVKETAEQCCTLSTGVRNHFESIQIIKGYKKCKSGHRQSLVSLVR, via the exons ATGCCACAAAATGATCTAGTGATCCTCCACTTTAATGATGTGTATAACCTTGAGCCCCAGAAAGAGGAGCCTGTGGGTGGGGCGGCCCGCTTTGTCAGCTGTGTCAAGTCCTACCAGTCTCTTAACCCCCTGGTGCTCTTCAGTGGAGATGTACTTAATCCATCTTTAT tAAGTATATTCCTTAAAGGTGAACAGATGATACCTATCCTTAATGCTGTTGGAACACATGCTGCAGTCTACGGAAATCATGATTTTG aTTTTGGAGTGGATCATCTGTGTGAAGTAGTTCAGAAAACCAGTTTTCCTTGGTTACTAAGTAATGTGATAGACAACTTGACCAATAAACCTTTAGCTGAGGGACAGGAGTCATGTATCATAGAGTGGAGTGGGTACAAG GTAGGCATAATGGGGCTGGTGGAAGAGGAGTGGATAGAAACCCTCGCGACCCTTGACCCAGAGGATGTCACCTACCTGGATTTTGTGTCCAAGGGCAATGAACTGTGTCAAAGTTTAAAGGAAAAG GGGGCTGACTTAATCATTGCTTTGACTCATATGCGCTGGCCAAATGACCGGCTACTAGCGGAGAGAGTCCCAGGAATAGACATTATCCTGGCCGGCCATGACCATGATTATGGCCTTGAGATT GTCAACGATACCAATATTGTCAAAAGTGGAACAGATTTCCGCAATCTTAGTAAGATTACCATTAAAAGAAAAGAAGCCCAGCTGCATGTGGATATTGAGAAAGTGGATGTCACCTCAGAATTTGATGAGGATCAAGAGACAGTGGAGATTGTCAAACATTGGCAGg GCGATATTGATAGTAAAATGGATGAAGTATTGGGCTACATGAACACAGAACTAGAAGGAAGGTTTTCAAAGATAAGGTCGCAGGAAACAAATTTAG GGAACTTTATAACAGACATTATGCTTGAGATATCTCAGGCAGATTGTGCCCTGTTAAATTCTGGAACATTCCGATCTGATAGGGTCCATCCAAAGGGCTGGTTCAAACTCCGAGATCTTCTTACTATACTTCCACTGGTGGATGAGCTCGTTGTCATTGAAGTCACAG GTCAGCAGCTACTTCAGGCTTTGGAGAATGGTGTATCAGCATATCCTAAACTGGAAGGTCGATTCCCTCAGGTGGCCGGCATTGAGTTTGGGTTTGACCCCAGCAAACCTAAAGGCCACAGAGTGGACCCAAGTCTTGTCAGGGTTCAAGGGAAGGATTTAAATCCTGAGAAA AAATACAAACTTTGTACAAAGGAATACCTCTCAGAAGGCAAAGATGGCTATGATGTGTTCAAGAACTGTCCTGTAAAG GAGACAGCGGAGCAGTGCTGCACACTCAGCACTGGGGTGAGGAATCATTTTGAGTCCATTCAGATAATAAAGGGTTACAAGAAGTGCAAATCCGGCCATAGGCAAAGCTTAGTGTCCCTTGTCAG